The following coding sequences lie in one bacterium genomic window:
- a CDS encoding calcineurin-like phosphoesterase family protein, with protein sequence MKILRVTLLGLIMAFAICLSAQVSTLTNGVVFNDLNGNNKLDTGEKGLPGVGVSNGTQIVVTDKNGRYSLPLMVGSTLFVIKPKGWMTPINADKLWQSYYIRTEANSHTKDFALTAQKEPTKFKVILFADSQVGNMEDVNYLAHDAVEELVGNDAAFGITLGDICQKELSLAPEVNRVIAQIGIPWYYLQGNHDITPGATDDNQLNSLFTKLYGPAVYSFNYGPAHFLVLNTSVFDSKTQSRSGLSPDELEFVKNDLALVPKNQLVVVVLHIPLNEIAQEDSKQFFALLEKFPNVVALSGHKHFQRQIFMGAKEGWNGKEPLHMFMSGAVCGDMWSGQPDEMGIPNATNWDGTPNGYCFLNVSGNKYTIDYKAARKPANYQMNIYAPNEVKASDETEIVVNVFNGSPKSKVEMRIDTTGNWLPMKSDKRYDPNGQRLVQEQQAYQNANGNKLWHSRPINAPNRTEHIWIAKLPFTISPGIHQITIRHTDMYGRTVTAVRLINVK encoded by the coding sequence ATGAAGATATTACGAGTTACACTGCTAGGGTTAATCATGGCGTTTGCCATTTGTCTTTCCGCGCAAGTATCTACGCTAACCAACGGAGTAGTCTTTAATGATTTAAATGGCAACAATAAGCTCGACACTGGTGAAAAAGGACTGCCTGGAGTAGGTGTCTCTAATGGCACGCAGATAGTTGTTACCGATAAAAATGGCCGTTATAGTCTCCCGCTCATGGTCGGTTCAACTCTCTTTGTCATTAAGCCTAAGGGATGGATGACGCCTATCAATGCCGACAAGCTTTGGCAGTCATACTACATCCGAACTGAGGCTAATTCTCACACCAAGGACTTTGCATTAACCGCGCAGAAAGAACCTACCAAGTTCAAAGTCATCCTGTTTGCTGATTCTCAAGTGGGGAACATGGAAGATGTGAATTATCTGGCCCATGATGCGGTGGAGGAGTTGGTGGGTAATGATGCGGCTTTTGGGATCACCCTCGGCGATATTTGCCAGAAAGAACTTTCGCTTGCCCCAGAGGTCAATCGAGTCATTGCTCAGATTGGCATTCCTTGGTATTACCTTCAAGGCAACCACGACATCACCCCAGGCGCTACTGATGACAATCAACTGAACAGTCTTTTTACAAAGCTTTATGGCCCTGCCGTTTATTCATTTAATTACGGCCCCGCCCATTTCCTCGTGCTCAATACTTCAGTGTTCGATTCGAAGACACAGAGCCGATCAGGCCTAAGCCCTGATGAGTTAGAATTTGTCAAGAACGACTTGGCCCTCGTGCCTAAAAACCAATTGGTCGTGGTCGTTTTGCATATCCCGCTTAATGAAATCGCCCAAGAAGATAGCAAGCAGTTCTTTGCGCTTTTAGAGAAATTCCCCAACGTGGTCGCGCTATCCGGGCATAAGCATTTTCAGCGTCAGATATTCATGGGAGCTAAGGAAGGATGGAACGGTAAAGAGCCTTTGCATATGTTTATGAGCGGCGCTGTCTGCGGTGATATGTGGTCAGGACAGCCGGATGAAATGGGTATTCCCAACGCCACTAACTGGGACGGCACTCCCAACGGCTATTGTTTCCTAAATGTAAGCGGCAACAAGTACACCATCGACTACAAAGCCGCCCGAAAACCTGCCAATTACCAGATGAACATATATGCCCCCAACGAAGTAAAAGCTTCGGATGAGACAGAAATAGTCGTCAATGTCTTCAACGGCTCCCCTAAATCAAAAGTAGAGATGCGCATCGATACAACGGGTAATTGGCTGCCCATGAAAAGCGATAAACGCTATGATCCCAACGGCCAAAGGCTAGTGCAAGAACAACAAGCCTACCAAAACGCCAACGGCAATAAACTATGGCATTCCCGCCCCATCAACGCCCCCAACCGAACCGAACACATCTGGATCGCCAAGCTCCCTTTTACCATCTCGCCAGGCATCCACCAAATCACAATCCGACACACCGATATGTACGGTCGCACTGTTACGGCTGTAAGGCTAATTAATGTGAAGTAG
- a CDS encoding recombinase family protein — protein sequence MQAYIYCRVSTEEQATDNNYSLENQEMKGKDCAKIKEWHVAEITKDVASGKDTNRPGYQELLKAIKNGRIDVVVVYRLDRLSRNVRDIYDFLDLIKTHDVGFVSLSEGFDTTTAMGRAMLGMAAVFAQLTREMIAENVKDGLMRRVQAGHYLGNHSGPYGYSYAKGQKNLLVVPDQAEIVRLIFDLFANRKWGVEKITKYLNAQYVPTRGGKQWGTNSVHRIIRNPTYVGKVVWHDLAFDGHHEPILTEEVFRGATELIDARRTMPVRSHQSQHLLSGIAECGKCGKRLVAHYGPKKADGARYIFYTHKVHGTRDECQAFHKAAEKLERAVIAQVRKASESDVLKEMAFEQIKAELIQKSRPLQERRQTLVAQLTDLKGRFNSWADRLDRGLIDEEQFREQNERLLETKKTLNSELVAIDEQLLKCEDSEVSVQVAKEALLRFTEVWDHLESQERREMLRQLVEKLQVYRDKAQLKLVLYPVVEFAL from the coding sequence ATGCAAGCCTATATCTATTGTCGAGTTTCGACCGAAGAACAAGCTACTGACAACAATTATTCCCTTGAGAATCAAGAAATGAAGGGGAAGGATTGCGCCAAGATCAAGGAATGGCACGTAGCGGAGATTACTAAGGATGTTGCCAGCGGCAAAGACACGAACCGCCCCGGCTATCAGGAACTCTTGAAGGCGATTAAGAACGGACGAATTGACGTAGTGGTGGTCTATCGGCTCGATCGTCTCTCGCGAAACGTTCGGGATATTTATGACTTCCTCGATCTCATCAAGACCCATGACGTCGGTTTCGTCAGTCTCTCGGAAGGGTTCGATACAACGACCGCCATGGGAAGGGCGATGCTGGGCATGGCGGCCGTCTTTGCCCAACTGACCAGAGAAATGATAGCCGAGAATGTCAAGGATGGGCTTATGCGCCGTGTGCAGGCCGGTCACTACCTTGGTAACCATAGTGGACCCTATGGCTATTCCTACGCCAAGGGCCAAAAGAACCTCCTTGTTGTCCCCGATCAAGCAGAGATTGTCAGACTCATCTTTGACTTGTTTGCCAATCGAAAATGGGGAGTCGAGAAGATTACCAAATACCTCAATGCCCAATATGTCCCTACTCGAGGGGGAAAGCAGTGGGGTACGAATTCTGTTCATCGGATTATTCGCAATCCCACCTATGTAGGCAAAGTCGTCTGGCATGACCTGGCCTTTGATGGGCATCATGAGCCCATCTTAACGGAAGAAGTCTTTCGAGGGGCGACGGAATTGATCGACGCACGCCGCACCATGCCTGTTCGAAGTCATCAAAGCCAGCATCTACTCTCAGGCATCGCGGAGTGCGGCAAGTGTGGAAAGCGCCTGGTGGCTCATTATGGCCCTAAGAAAGCCGATGGGGCTCGTTACATCTTCTATACCCATAAGGTGCATGGCACTCGGGATGAATGCCAAGCGTTTCATAAGGCAGCAGAAAAGCTAGAGCGCGCGGTGATTGCGCAGGTAAGAAAGGCATCGGAATCAGATGTATTGAAAGAGATGGCCTTTGAACAGATAAAGGCGGAGCTTATCCAGAAATCCCGCCCTCTTCAGGAGCGCCGGCAAACGTTAGTGGCTCAATTGACTGATTTGAAAGGTCGGTTCAACTCTTGGGCGGACCGGCTAGACCGTGGTCTCATTGACGAGGAGCAATTCCGCGAACAGAACGAGCGGCTCCTCGAGACAAAGAAGACCCTGAATTCAGAACTTGTGGCAATTGATGAACAATTATTAAAATGCGAAGATTCAGAAGTATCGGTGCAGGTCGCAAAGGAAGCGCTGCTCAGGTTTACCGAGGTGTGGGATCATCTGGAAAGTCAGGAACGACGAGAGATGTTGCGCCAATTGGTCGAGAAGCTGCAGGTTTACCGAGATAAGGCTCAACTGAAACTGGTGCTTTACCCCGTGGTTGAATTCGCACTATGA